CACACCTTCAGGtgcacgcgcgcgccggcaagaggccaaggccgccgccgcgaggggAGAATCCCTGGACCCCGGCGAAAGGAGGGGGCGgggctcgccgtcgccggcgcagCGGCCGAAAGCCTCCCTGCCACCGCCACAAGAGAAGGCAAGAGGGGAAAACAAAAGGAGTTAGGGTTTGGGGGGTTTCGGCCGAAATGTTTTGACTCGGCCAAAATTCGCTCCCAACCGTCCGATTCGATCGGACGGCTGCCTGAGCCTGGCGTGGCTGCCCCTGCCTGGCGGGCCACATGCGCGAGGTGGGCCGTTGTCCGCGTGGGCCGCGGGCCGCGTTGAGTAAAGGAGCTAGCAGGCCGAGCCCGGGCGCGCAGTGGATGCGTGGCGGGGCCGTGGGCCGCGGGTGGCTAGCAAGCCGTTGGGCCAGTGTGAGCACGAACAGGCCTCGGGCCAGAAATGAGGCCGAGCGCGTGGCAGGCCGTGGGCCAGGCACTGTTTTGGGCacaaaaatagttttatttttttacagaaGTATTCTTTTACAGTTTATGATAAGTTTTTGCACATTTTGGTATAACTTTTCTCCTATTCAATCTAAGCCACGAGATGTATGTTTTAGGAAATAGAAAAGTGCAAAATAATGCTTCTGAAAAGTATAAAGTTATgaattttattcatcttttTTCCGCTGCAAATAGTTTAAAAGTATTGCTTAAATCTAAAGAACTTGGTTAAAAGTGTTTCATGACAATTGTGGTCCTGTTATTTTTCTTGACCAACAACATTAATAGCATGATCATGATTAATGGTTAATATGtgtatttatttctattttctgtcCAACGGTGATATagattaaattgcacaaacagtTGTATGTATTATTTTTGACCAACGTTGGATTAATGCATGCAATTGTGATTTCAGGAGGGTACTATTTGATGGGATGCATCAAGGACGTGCCAACTCTCAGGGGTGACAACTACACTGAGTGGAGAAAGAAAGTTGACCTGGCTTTCGTCTGTGCTGAGGTGGACTGGGTGGTTGACACTTCACAGCCACCAAAGCCGACAGAGCCAGTCAGGGATGATAAAGATGATGATGCTGCTtggggaaaaaagaagagggagtatGCTCCATTGGAGATGTCATACACCCTCGAGAACAAAAAGTGGCTCACCGCCAACAAAAAGTGCATGGCTTTCATAAAGAACACAACTGAGCACGCTATTGTGGGCTCAATTGCAGAGTGTGCTTCCGTAGTGGAGTATCTTGAAAAGATAAAGAGCCAGTTCACTGGCTCTTCAAAGATATATGCTACCCAGCTACTAAAGCAACTGGTGACAGAAAAGTACACTGGAAGAAGACATGGCATAAGAGAGCATATCCTCAGGATGAGCAACATGGCAGCTAAGCTGAAACCCATGGATTCTGATCTAGAGATCAAGTCTGCAATGTTTGTTCATCTGGTTATGGCTTCACTGCTAAAAGAGTTTGACACTTTTGTTATCAACTACAACATGTAGCCAAAGCGATGGGATATTGAAAAGACAATAGTCATGTGTGTGCAAGAAGAGGACAGAATTAAATCCTCATATGGTAGTTCCCTGAACTATGTGAAGGATAACAAGATAAAGAACTTCAATCAAGGCAATCAAAATTCCCCCTTCAAAGCCACATGGTAAAGCTCCCATGCAACATCAGCATCAGCAAAAGTCTTTTCCAGAGGACAAAGATACATGCCTCCACTGCAAGAAGACTGGACATTGCCCAACATGGCTGAAGTCAATAATGGCAAAGAATGGTATAAACTCCATTTCTTTTGTAAATGAATCCTTGTATACACAAGTTTTGAAATCTACTTAGTGGA
The Brachypodium distachyon strain Bd21 chromosome 2, Brachypodium_distachyon_v3.0, whole genome shotgun sequence genome window above contains:
- the LOC100824175 gene encoding uncharacterized protein LOC100824175; protein product: MPSSLVVMSSPSASSSQGEGGYYLMGCIKDVPTLRGDNYTEWRKKVDLAFVCAEVDWVVDTSQPPKPTEPVRDDKDDDAAWGKKKREYAPLEMSYTLENKKWLTANKKCMAFIKNTTEHAIVGSIAECASVVEYLEKIKSQFTGSSKIYATQLLKQLVTEKYTGRRHGIREHILRMSNMAAKLKPMDSDLEIKSAMFVHLVMASLLKEFDTFVINYNM